Proteins encoded within one genomic window of Triticum aestivum cultivar Chinese Spring chromosome 2D, IWGSC CS RefSeq v2.1, whole genome shotgun sequence:
- the LOC123054479 gene encoding uncharacterized protein, producing the protein MQQCHGKDKAATSAMPNYAKATATSSAMPNHAKGTATASAMPNHLKGTATASAMRPKQVFADENIVQEPLAHPHRIRQRGLNRVPSSVLSRKHLGKERSHKLKEKVDTGLIPHKHNAKVKMCPPDQLRHHIQGIQQPVKTESRLAREMSQKLREKVDTGSNPQKHNAKEKTCASDQDMWPFKTEACLAGEMSQRRMEKVDTGSNQQKHSAEKKMCPPDQLHPHTHGIQRKERLSVEKKHTKSNTSFPAKRTSPQLRTRTNSRCSDAGTSRPIDAHDHGNTAAIQEQKQQYAATQVDEDVGDIIQKLNELGLGEDIDFEEYYGYLQQLPPDRHVDTKTELNLEDHFNMDLRHAVYRIRSYKLLKKESKNELCCDELKECPMELLDREEFPTDFLVKMRYFSFFDNEGILDWFFDPDLYKLACVNDYQRLVPRKHSAYEYAGWVVYRGYLHSYEMQYEYIEYFETLLRELKWLKDCLPSKFSSLSVSKIRTRGIYQATKIATRFSKITTHLARIGFRDCFNYMCIEATWCNGSDGLYFEIWKRVTQQKESFRDSLKEVYKLNKCPSLQDSIKYAMEHDCSVMETAFLRCTVGAGITNEVPEDKAQELIAEAVEKLRIKPKFYDGYIRKKIDIAKAIGMITEDSSTDTLKDDYKLNKCPSFQHSIKYALEEDCSVREWTVSEDKGQELIAEAVKKLRIKPEFCDDIREKIEIAKPVGMITVE; encoded by the exons ATGCAGCAGTGCCACGGAAAGGACAAGGCGGCTACCAGCGCGATGCCGAACTACGCAAAGGCCACGGCAACTTCGAGCGCGATGCCGAACCACGCAAAGGGCACGGCAACTGCGAGCGCGATGCCGAACCACCTAAAGGGCACGGCAACTGCGAGCGCGATGCGGCCGAAGCAGGTCTTTGCAGACGAGAACATCGTGCAGGAGCCCTTAGCACATCCTCATCGAATCCGACAAAGGGGGTTGAACAGGGTGCCGAGCTCTGTCTTGTCACGGAAGCACCTTGGAAAGGAGAGATCGCACAAGCTAAAGGAGAAGGTGGATACAGGCTTGATTCCGCACAAGCATAATGCAAAGGTTAAGATGTGCCCCCCTGATCAGCTCCGCCATCATATACAGGGTATCCAGCAGCCTGTCAAGACTGAATCACGTCTTGCCAGAGAGATGTCTCAGAAGCTAAGGGAGAAGGTGGATACAGGCTCGAATCCACAGAAGCATAATGCAAAGGAGAAGACTTGCGCTTCTGATCAGGATATGTGGCCTTTCAAGACTGAAGCATGTCTTGCCGGAGAGATGTCTCAGAGGCGAATGGAGAAAGTGGATACAGGCTCGAATCAACAGAAGCATAGTGCAGAGAAGAAGATGTGCCCCCCTGATCAGCTCCACCCACATACACATGGTATCCAGCGAAAAGAACGTCTTTCTGTAGAGAAGAAGCACACAAAAAGCAATACATCTTTTCCAGCGAAAAGAACATCTCCACAACTCAGAACAAGGACAAATTCCCGCTGTTCTGATGCGGGTACCAGTCGTCCCATCGATGCTCATGACCATGGCAACACTGCTGCTATCCAGGAACAGAAACAACAATATGCCGCAACACAGGTAGATGAAGATGTGGGCGACATAATCCAGAAGCTGAACGAACTGGGCTTGGGAGAGGACATCGACTTTGAGGAATACTATGGATACTTGCAGCAGCTGCCTCCCGACCGCCATGTCGATACCAAAACTGAATTGAACCTTGAGGATCACTTTAACATGGACCTCCGCCATGCGGTGTATCGCATCAGATCCTACAAG TTGTTAAAAAAGGAGTCCAAGAATGAGTTGTGCTGTGATGAATTGAAAGAGTGCCCTATGGAGCTTCTTGACAGAGAAGAATTTCCTACAGATTTCCTTGTGAAGATGCGATATTTTAGCTTCTTCGACAATGAAGGCATATTAGACTGGTTCTTCGATCCTGATCTCTACAAGCTTGCTTGCGTGAATGACTACCAGCGTCTAGTCCCTCGGAAGCAT agtgctTATGAGTACGCTGGTTGGGTTGTGTACCGCGGTTACCTCCATAGCTACGAGATGCAATATGAATACATCGAGTACTTCGAAACATTATTAAGGGAACTTAAG TGGTTGAAAGATTGTCTACCGAGCAAGTTTTCATCTCTTTCT GTAAGCAAGATACGCACCAGAGGAATTTATCAAGCAACTAAGATCGCCACTCGCTTTTCCAAGATCACAACTCATTTAGCTCGTATTGGCTTCCGT GATTGTTTTAACTACATGTGCATTGAGGCTACTTGGTGTAATGGGTCCGATGGTCTCTATTTCGAGATTTGGAAGCGGGTCACTCAACAAAAG GAGAGTTTCAGAGATAGCTTGAAGGAAGTCTATAAGCTGAACAAGTGTCCATCACTACAAGATAGCATAAAATATGCCATGGAGCATGACTGTTCCGTGATGGAAACGGCA TTTCTTCGTTGCACGGTAGGGGCAGGCATTACAAATGAA GTACCAGAGGATAAAGCTCAGGAGTTGATTGCAGAGGCAGTTGAAAAGCTG AGGATAAAACCCAAATTCTATGATGGGTATATCAGAAAGAAGATCGACATTGCCAAAGCTATAGGAATGATTACTGAG GATAGTTCCACAGATACTTTGAAGGACGACTATAAGCTGAACAAGTGTCCGTCATTCCAACATAGCATAAAATATGCCTTAGAGGAGGACTGTTCTGTGAGGGAATGGACG GTATCAGAGGATAAAGGTCAGGAGTTGATTGCAGAGGCAGTTAAAAAGCTG AGGATAAAACCCGAATTCTGTGATGATATCAGAGAGAAGATAGAAATTGCCAAACCTGTCGGAATGATCACTGTG GAATGA